The Scylla paramamosain isolate STU-SP2022 unplaced genomic scaffold, ASM3559412v1 Contig47, whole genome shotgun sequence genome includes the window tctaaatacattgagtgactcaaagaccatgggccactggattactgtttatcttaattttcaaagtcagaccataggctattacgatagctataacttgcatcccaaatacaattccgctgtcttacatcattttatgcaaacttgtccacatatgaaaattagcacattaaattatcgacttcaggggttgaattccctcgtgtgtggcatttattgcatgttcttttgccttctactgagttggcatacattaaaacgtgcaatgtgcattattcacgccaccttcaaaaagcatcaatatctatataatgacaaaaaaattactcgtatggcatacgtaatatttcgtaatatgccgcattgcatgcctacgttttgcccagccggcagccaggcgagatgtcgtaacatctgtaaagcggtaataaggtagattggggggtggggtgggggtgggaaagggggtcaatatggggtaattgctgacggataagcgtcacttcgccatcacctctcaacccagtcggacgtcgaagcctcatctccaagaatggagcaagctAACAAACATTTCATCTTGAGAACTGCGGGTGAGTACGCCATTACCTTGCACGGCATCTGACATCTtcaccattgtaaattacattaacgttctttgccaatgaataagaagagggagagtgggaggggaaataaaaacttttccattgttctcatcgttttttttttttttttgtctgttacagaacgcatctctttccgctttgatatctatctgggcgatgctgggggtaagcgaagccgtgctgaccatgaggatgtcaatgtggagaaaatgtcagaacctgcaaagaagaaattgatctttagtgatgacgacatgtcgccactgccggccagcccacctcctgacgctccatcaggacaggagtcgcaacagcagcagccgacATCGCAGTCGATTCCGCCACCTCAGGAGTCGCTGATGCCACCTCCGACCGAAGCACAGCCGCAACGGTCAGATGAGTCGACAGTAGGCGGcaaagagggtcaggaggtgaagaagaagtcgcaggaaaacagaaaaaaaaaaaatattccccctaacacgccagaggacgacagcacaccaaaactccccgttgctccagccgcccctcgtaagaagctggttcctagagttattaaaactacgcccgtcattgacagcgatgacgatgatctcttcgccttcaattcgcaaatgttttgaatgaaagagatgtatttgccctaataagcaatgagctgtatttgtcctaataaaaataaaatgttccatcgactctgcataacctttctaataataataataataataataataatattaataataataataataataatgatagtaataagaccgccatccgacataagtattacgtcagccatgccgctggtggtcggtgaaagtggaagaggccgccgctccgccctggccgtcacagacgctttctccaggtaaaaaggatggacaggtaacgggatctcgtgcggcagtcgcgacgaccttgaccataggggatgtattgagatgtcggagggaacgcgtgatggcaacactcggtcatcccaccctccaggattccgtgaatgaaagggaaagggcgacttctatggcaggcgccgtcagagtccccctaatcacgcgtgtgtggcgggcggctgccACGTCTGCCCGCCAGcccccccatcacctctcctccccccctccacccccttttcactcaattattttccgcccaccatcattgattcattagtcattccatcgtcgccgaagcataaggacgcacgccccctcacctctccgtcagtgtcgccgtcaccgtccctcccccctccctccccccccttggtgtttgccgtcgtgaatcacccccccCTTCCCAAGCATGGATCTATGGAAAATTGCTATCAGGATCAACATCGCAATATGGCTtgccgtcagagtcg containing:
- the LOC135098139 gene encoding uncharacterized protein LOC135098139 isoform X2 — translated: MEQANKHFILRTAERISFRFDIYLGDAGGKRSRADHEDVNVEKMSEPAKKKLIFSDDDMSPLPASPPPDAPSGQESQQQQPTSQSIPPPQESLMPPPTEAQPQRSDESTVGGKEGQEVKKKSQENRKKKNIPPNTPEDDSTPKLPVAPAAPRKKLVPRVIKTTPVIDSDDDDLFAFNSQMF